One Palaemon carinicauda isolate YSFRI2023 chromosome 5, ASM3689809v2, whole genome shotgun sequence DNA window includes the following coding sequences:
- the TM9SF2 gene encoding transmembrane 9 superfamily member 2 — translation MFKRTLLLLCGALTINAFYLPGLAPVNYCAKGTEIEAKCQSEIPLYVNRLNSEESVIPYEYEHFDFCKDGGNDETIVENLGQVVFGERIHPSPYKIEFLKPEKCRVVCTKEYDPKVPTQAPLLAELKRAMNLNYYHHWIVDNMPVTWCYIVEGGSVFCATGFPVGCYVDSARRPKDACVMDKRYTNGETYYLFNHVDLNITYHSGETEDWGSALHGSGGRILSVRVTPRSIKHKEYAPAGEACDTPDVMAIPDGSKDNIRITYTYSVIFTKSTGNNRWSSRWDYILDSMPHTNIQWFSILNSLVIVLFLSGMVAMIMLRTLHKDIARYNQIEAGEDAQEEYGWKLVHGDVFRPPRRGMLLSVLVGSGVQVLIMTLVTLLFACLGFLSPANRGALMTCAMVLYVCLGFPAGYVAARLYKSFGGEKWKSNVILTSMLCPGIVFALFFMMNLILWYKGSSAAIPFTTLLALLALWFLVSVPLTFVGSFFGYRKRCLENPVRTNQIPRQIPEQSVYTQPLPGIIMGGVLPFGCIFIQLFFILNSIWSSQTYYMFGFLFLVFLILVITCSETTVLLCYFHLCAEDYHWWWRSFLTSGFTAFYLFVYCVHYFETKLNIEGGISTMLYFGYTTIMVFLFFLLTGTIGFVACFWFVRKIYSVVKVD, via the exons CTTTGATTTCTGCAAAGATGGAGGTAATGATGAAACTATTGTCGAGAACCTTGGTCAAGTAGTGTTTGGCGAACGTATCCATCCATCTCCATACAAG ATTGAGTTCTTGAAACCGGAGAAGTGTAGGGTGGTTTGCACCAAAGAGTATGATCCCAAGGTACCAACCCAAGCCCCTCTTCTGGCCGAGTTGAAGAGAGCAATGAATCTCAACTACTATCACCATTGGATAGTGG ATAACATGCCTGTCACTTGGTGTTACATAGTAGAAGGGGGAAGCGTGTTCTGTGCAACCGGCTTTCCAGTAGGGTGCTATGTTGATTCGGCACGAAGACCCAAGGATGCCTGCGTTATGGAC AAACGTTACACTAATGGAGAAACCTATTACCTATTCAACCATGTTGATCTGAACATCACATATCATAGTGGAGAGACTGAAGATTGGGGAAGTGCACTCCATGGATCCGGAGGACGTATTTTAT CCGTGCGTGTAACACCACGAAGCATCAAGCACAAAGAGTACGCACCTGCGGGAGAAGCTTGTGATACCCCAGATGTCATGGCTATTCCAGATGGTTCAAAGGACAATATTAGGATTACATACACCTACTCAGTCATATTTACA AAGAGCACAGGAAACAACCGTTGGTCGTCTCGTTGGGATTACATTTTGGATTCCATGCCACACACAAATATTCAGTGGTTTAGCATTCTTAATTCTCTGGTGATCGTTTTGTTCTTGTCTGGTATGGTGGCCATGATCATGCTGAGAACTTTGCACAAGGATATTGCCCGCTATAATCAG ATTGAGGCTGGGGAAGATGCACAAGAAGAATATGGCTGGAAGTTAGTACATGGAGATGTCTTCAGACCTCCTCGTCGTGGAATGCTGCTTTCTGTTTTAGTTGGGTCCGGTGTTCAGGTCCTCATCATGACTCTAGTCACTCTGT TGTTTGCCTGCCTTGGTTTCCTGTCGCCTGCAAACCGAGGAGCTCTCATGACCTGTGCAATGGTCCTGTACGTTTGTCTCGGCTTCCCTGCCGGCTATGTGGCAGCTCGTTTGTATAAAAGCTTTGGCGGAGAAAAGTGGAAATCAAATGTCATTCTTACATCAATGCTTTGTCCAGG AATCGTATTTGCGCTGTTCTTCATGATGAACCTCATTCTGTGGTACAAGGGCTCTAGTGCTGCAATTCCATTCACTACTTTACTTGCACTTTTGGCTTTGTGGTTCTTAGTGTCTGTACCACTTACATTTGTGGGGTCTTTCTTTGGATACAGAAAACGG TGTCTAGAGAATCCAGTCCGTACCAACCAAATTCCCAGGCAGATTCCCGAGCAGAGTGTTTACACCCAGCCACTGCCAGGCATCATCATGGGAGGTGTGCTGCCGTTTGGCTGCATTTTCATCCAGCTCTTCTTCATCCTAAATTCCATCTGGTCTTCACAAACCTACTACATGTTTGGCTTCTTGTTTCTGGTGTTCCTTATTTTAGTCATCACTTGCTCAGAAACCACAGTTTTATTGTGCTACTTCCATTTGTGTGCTGAG GATTATCACTGGTGGTGGCGTAGCTTCTTGACATCAGGATTTACAGCTTTCTACTTGTTCGTTTACTGTGTCCATTATTtcgaaacaaaattaaatatagaaGGCGGTATATCGACTATGCTGTATTTCGGATACACTACGATCAtggtcttcctcttcttccttcttaCAG gaaCTATTGGATTCGTGGCATGTTTCTGGTTTGTTCGTAAAATATACAGCGTTGTTAAAGTTGATTAA